A genome region from Chthonomonas sp. includes the following:
- a CDS encoding DinB family protein, translating into MYDRFAQKLDRLNAQKQRLIDMVWAVPDSQRVLHPKDGSFSPVEMLMHMALLESNYADILDETPIGRYEGSVAKPGFIYNFVLKRMKEAKASPAPKQTTPKWVPGVDEAIKEWDKQRERLTKHLEVAKPAEIWVIAKPLGKMSADHALDLMAAHHHYHIERFTYADMPPKATPAT; encoded by the coding sequence ATGTACGACCGTTTCGCGCAGAAACTCGATCGCCTCAACGCGCAAAAGCAGCGGCTCATTGACATGGTGTGGGCCGTGCCCGACTCGCAACGGGTGCTTCACCCGAAAGACGGCAGCTTTTCGCCGGTGGAGATGCTCATGCACATGGCGCTCCTCGAATCGAACTACGCGGACATTCTTGATGAAACACCGATCGGTCGTTACGAGGGCAGCGTCGCCAAGCCTGGGTTCATCTACAACTTTGTGCTCAAACGCATGAAGGAGGCAAAGGCCTCGCCCGCGCCGAAGCAGACCACCCCGAAGTGGGTGCCGGGTGTGGATGAAGCGATCAAGGAGTGGGACAAGCAGCGCGAGCGCCTGACCAAGCACCTGGAGGTAGCCAAGCCCGCCGAGATTTGGGTTATCGCCAAGCCGCTCGGCAAGATGTCGGCGGACCACGCCTTGGACCTCATGGCCGCGCATCACCACTATCACATCGAACGCTTTACTTATGCCGATATGCCGCCCAAGGCAACTCCCGCAACCTAG
- a CDS encoding biotin--[acetyl-CoA-carboxylase] ligase, whose product MKSPLSGATWQAVEATASTQRDLAALVQKGEFVGALWAKHQTEGKGRFGREWYSEAGNSLTISLAFHEYADHPKPWLIGMAVGLAAASACHCKIAWPNDLVLQGKKVGGILTELVTNPDGRLIPVVGVGINFAVAEFPDGLTESAANVHQGAVSADDVEQLAKDLIDRIEGLPEPDAWSSLRPVWSLFDATPQKQYRLANGGDAIGMGIGPEGELICSVEGETQTVLAADAIFGPASS is encoded by the coding sequence ATGAAGTCGCCGCTTTCGGGGGCCACCTGGCAGGCCGTAGAGGCCACGGCCTCCACTCAGCGCGACCTTGCCGCCTTGGTTCAGAAGGGCGAGTTCGTGGGCGCGCTCTGGGCCAAGCATCAAACCGAAGGCAAGGGCCGATTCGGGCGTGAGTGGTACAGCGAGGCGGGCAACTCGCTGACGATTTCGCTGGCGTTTCACGAATACGCGGATCATCCCAAACCGTGGCTTATCGGCATGGCGGTCGGCTTGGCGGCGGCCTCGGCGTGCCACTGCAAAATTGCCTGGCCGAACGACCTGGTGCTGCAAGGCAAGAAGGTGGGCGGCATCCTCACCGAGCTTGTCACCAACCCGGACGGAAGGCTGATTCCGGTGGTCGGGGTCGGCATCAATTTTGCCGTCGCCGAGTTTCCGGATGGCCTCACGGAGAGCGCGGCCAACGTGCATCAGGGTGCAGTGAGTGCCGACGACGTAGAGCAACTCGCCAAGGACCTGATTGACCGCATCGAAGGCCTGCCTGAGCCTGACGCTTGGTCGTCGCTGCGACCGGTGTGGAGCCTCTTCGACGCCACGCCGCAAAAGCAGTATCGCCTCGCCAACGGCGGCGATGCCATCGGCATGGGCATTGGCCCCGAGGGCGAACTGATTTGCTCTGTCGAGGGCGAAACACAAACTGTGCTGGCGGCTGACGCGATTTTCGGTCCGGCATCGTCCTAG